A section of the Myxococcus virescens genome encodes:
- a CDS encoding GIY-YIG nuclease family protein — protein MRHAVPDESPSWTVYILRCRDGTLYTGATNDLERRLATHGRGRGAAYTRARLPVTLVWSEAAGDRGAALRREAAIKRLSRAEKLRMLGRP, from the coding sequence GTGCGGCACGCCGTGCCGGACGAATCGCCCTCGTGGACTGTCTACATCCTGCGGTGCCGTGACGGCACGCTGTACACCGGCGCCACCAACGACCTGGAGCGCCGGCTGGCCACCCATGGCCGGGGGCGCGGGGCGGCGTACACGCGGGCGCGGCTGCCCGTCACCCTGGTGTGGAGCGAGGCCGCGGGGGACCGCGGCGCGGCGCTCCGGCGGGAGGCCGCCATCAAGCGGCTGTCGCGCGCGGAGAAGCTGCGCATGCTGGGGCGCCCCTGA
- a CDS encoding CBS domain-containing protein codes for MWSSLFATVFPTDTLLAALRKMERHQVRLLGVVGEGGGLLGVVSEEHILAAWRGDPLAPVSGVMARAGVPGEGRAGARRSRLQGAQPHGAG; via the coding sequence ATGTGGTCCTCCCTTTTCGCCACCGTTTTTCCCACGGATACCCTTTTGGCGGCCCTTCGGAAGATGGAGCGGCACCAGGTGCGGTTGTTGGGCGTGGTGGGGGAAGGGGGAGGGTTGTTGGGGGTGGTCAGCGAGGAGCACATCCTCGCGGCCTGGAGGGGAGATCCGCTGGCGCCGGTGTCCGGCGTCATGGCGCGGGCGGGGGTTCCCGGAGAGGGGCGGGCGGGGGCGCGGCGGTCGCGGCTCCAGGGCGCCCAGCCTCACGGCGCGGGGTGA
- a CDS encoding alpha/beta fold hydrolase — translation MADLFSRTMVRGKEGLLTLTFRPDELYRVPTDDGASIALGRYHARGEKRFAQPVILCHGLGANRFHMDFDEQYSLARYLARSGFETWVLELRGRGLAGDCPDFNFDDQAEHDVRTAVRTVLSTGAKEVLWVGHSKGGLMLYAHLAKTPQAPVRAAVTLGSPFTFAVQPGLRTFIQKVEPVLKLRVIPTSRVTSIALFGAPPGPMSRYMMLAENMETEVVRRALANVPADIAGGVGRQFARWITTNRFTSYNGEFDYRESLSRVTIPFLLLAGSKDLLAPPMAVARAKEYLGGPVKVLVAGKAHGFGADYGHADLVLGRRAPDEIFPLVEAFLSAHATQP, via the coding sequence ATGGCGGACCTCTTTTCGCGAACGATGGTGCGCGGGAAGGAGGGGCTGCTGACGCTCACCTTCCGCCCGGACGAGCTGTACCGGGTGCCCACGGACGACGGGGCCTCCATTGCCCTGGGCCGCTACCACGCCCGAGGCGAGAAGCGCTTCGCCCAGCCCGTCATCCTCTGCCACGGGTTGGGGGCCAACCGCTTCCACATGGACTTCGACGAGCAGTACAGCCTGGCCCGCTACCTGGCCCGGTCCGGCTTCGAAACGTGGGTGCTGGAGCTGCGGGGCCGGGGGCTGGCGGGCGACTGCCCGGATTTCAACTTCGATGACCAGGCCGAGCATGACGTGCGCACGGCGGTGCGTACCGTCCTGTCCACAGGTGCGAAGGAAGTGCTCTGGGTTGGTCATTCCAAGGGCGGGCTGATGCTCTATGCCCACCTGGCGAAGACGCCGCAGGCGCCCGTGCGGGCGGCCGTCACCCTGGGCAGCCCCTTCACCTTCGCGGTGCAGCCGGGCCTGCGCACCTTCATCCAGAAGGTGGAGCCGGTGCTGAAGCTGCGGGTCATCCCCACCAGCCGCGTCACCAGCATCGCCCTGTTCGGCGCGCCGCCGGGGCCCATGAGCCGCTACATGATGCTGGCGGAGAACATGGAGACGGAGGTGGTGCGGCGCGCGCTGGCCAACGTGCCCGCGGACATCGCCGGCGGCGTGGGGCGCCAGTTCGCGCGGTGGATCACCACCAACCGCTTCACGTCCTACAACGGCGAGTTCGACTACCGCGAGTCCCTGTCCCGGGTGACCATCCCCTTCCTGCTGCTGGCGGGCAGCAAGGACCTGCTGGCCCCACCCATGGCGGTGGCGCGCGCCAAGGAGTACCTGGGCGGGCCGGTGAAGGTCCTCGTCGCCGGCAAGGCCCACGGCTTCGGGGCGGACTACGGGCACGCGGACCTGGTCCTGGGCCGCCGGGCCCCGGACGAAATCTTCCCCCTGGTGGAGGCGTTCCTCTCCGCACACGCGACGCAGCCGTAG
- a CDS encoding peptidylprolyl isomerase has product MRFSPTRAFLVPLAIALAAGVGMPACTKPVMETPEALVVASVNGEVLSRADFEQELWRELALTDMSQRTLEDVEPFKRALLDTYIHRMLLLQEARKHNITVTPEEVDRGVLRLSGDYPAGNFNEVLAQGQLSMAELRSREASRLTIEKLFASHVYSRVAVTEEELRAWYGAHEKDFHEPEQVHAAQIVVKGLDEARRLQTQLKSGKKFADLARRYSLSADAKVGGDLGFFPRGQMPPAFDEVVFKLGVGQVSDVVSTEYGFHLFRVLERKPARKREFVEVRSLVEGKLLEQKRSQAQETFEQELRQKAQVQVNEATLQAIRGRPAPQQATAE; this is encoded by the coding sequence ATGCGCTTTTCTCCCACCCGCGCCTTCCTGGTCCCACTCGCCATCGCCCTGGCCGCGGGGGTGGGCATGCCCGCCTGCACCAAGCCCGTGATGGAGACGCCGGAGGCCCTGGTGGTCGCCAGCGTCAACGGCGAGGTGCTCAGCCGGGCGGACTTCGAACAGGAGCTGTGGCGCGAGCTGGCGCTGACGGACATGTCCCAGCGCACCTTGGAGGACGTGGAGCCCTTCAAGCGCGCGCTCCTCGACACGTACATCCACCGGATGCTGCTGCTGCAGGAGGCTCGCAAGCACAACATCACCGTCACCCCGGAGGAGGTGGACCGGGGGGTGCTGCGGCTGTCCGGGGACTATCCGGCGGGCAACTTCAACGAGGTCCTGGCCCAGGGGCAGCTCTCCATGGCGGAGCTGCGCTCGCGGGAAGCAAGCCGGCTGACCATCGAGAAGCTGTTCGCCAGCCACGTCTATTCGCGCGTGGCGGTGACGGAAGAAGAACTGCGGGCCTGGTACGGCGCGCACGAGAAGGACTTCCACGAGCCCGAGCAGGTCCACGCCGCGCAAATCGTGGTGAAGGGCCTGGACGAGGCACGGCGGCTGCAAACCCAGCTCAAGTCCGGCAAGAAGTTCGCGGACCTGGCGCGCAGGTATTCGCTCAGCGCGGACGCCAAGGTGGGGGGCGACCTGGGGTTCTTCCCCCGGGGGCAGATGCCGCCCGCCTTCGACGAGGTGGTATTCAAGCTGGGGGTGGGGCAGGTTTCGGACGTGGTGTCCACCGAGTACGGCTTCCACCTGTTCCGCGTGCTGGAGCGCAAGCCGGCGCGCAAGCGGGAGTTCGTGGAAGTCCGTTCGCTGGTGGAGGGCAAGCTGCTGGAGCAGAAGCGGTCGCAGGCGCAGGAGACGTTCGAACAGGAGCTGCGGCAGAAGGCGCAGGTCCAGGTGAACGAGGCCACGTTGCAGGCCATCCGCGGGCGTCCGGCGCCTCAGCAGGCGACGGCGGAGTGA